One stretch of Pedobacter riviphilus DNA includes these proteins:
- a CDS encoding SusC/RagA family TonB-linked outer membrane protein, giving the protein MNITLPKSNWAVQSNKPKLYFLQQLIVISCCMLLLSASAFAQSVIKGTVLDSDKLPMAGVTIQVKPGTAKAQTDTEGKYSITAPAGSSQLVFSFVGMETQTVSINNQTVINITMASLNNLEAVVVVGYASVRKNDLTGAATTVSAKDFNKGPLNAPDQLIQGKVAGVQMINNSGQPGGASTVRIRGNSAITGTGQPLYVVDGVALDGRSARPSTNAGVAGLTASAGTGTTPDGNPLNFINPADIESMEILKDASATAIYGSRAAYGVVLITTKRGKSGETKIDISASAGVGSIARKVDVLSGDEYRAALKKYNLTAGDFGSNVDALDAITRTAYNQNYSVGISGGSNGNTFRASLGYQNQQGIIRSTDFKKYSAGFNGNFKFLESKKLGLDVNMISNQYLENIAPITTDAGFTGSLISQALSWNPTQSFYKPDGSLFIDYGSTTINPLAALAANSDKTKVSTILGSVSPYYKIAPWLEYRMLASVNYSSGIRRASTRSFLNLQGIQPDGNFLGGFASYSTTELITQQFTNTLNFNKEVVNKLNLNAIIGYEYSNFINKGTINTATGFGDIAADYTDAFQTTAPANRTFAAFNNPTTQLQSYFARAIFNYDSKYILTATFRADGSTKFGKSNRYGYFPSFAAAWDIKKEAFLSDAGWLDQLKFRVGYGKTGNQDFPSGSAQQRYDFGNTNGQPTLIAINNANPNLKWQSDKQANVGVDFGFLGNKLTGSIDYFNKTTNDLLFPQISFVPAVGGNVPTWVNLPGQIINKGLELSLNGTIIDNDNVTWSLAGNATFIKNKVQNISGIIKTGALNGQGLSGVTTEVIQNGLPLFAMVTRQYNGLDANGFSQYTDDGFTNYYVGNPNPKVIMGLSTNVRYKKLSFSANFNGAFGQSIYNNTANSVLAISNLGTRNVSAALVNQSITESLANPIAASSRYIEKGDYVKLANATISYNIGNIGKSIKSLNIYVNGQNLFVITNYTGFDPEVNVNKSVSGVPSAGIDYTAYPTARTFNFGVNFSL; this is encoded by the coding sequence ATGAACATTACTTTACCAAAAAGCAATTGGGCCGTTCAATCCAACAAACCCAAATTGTATTTTTTGCAGCAACTTATTGTGATAAGTTGCTGCATGCTGCTGCTCAGCGCATCGGCTTTTGCACAAAGTGTAATCAAAGGCACCGTGCTCGACAGTGATAAATTACCTATGGCCGGTGTAACCATACAGGTAAAACCAGGCACTGCAAAGGCACAGACAGATACTGAGGGAAAATATTCCATCACTGCCCCAGCGGGCTCTTCACAGCTTGTTTTCAGCTTTGTAGGTATGGAAACCCAAACAGTAAGCATTAATAACCAAACCGTGATCAATATCACCATGGCGTCCTTAAATAACCTGGAGGCAGTTGTAGTTGTGGGTTATGCCTCAGTAAGGAAAAATGATTTGACCGGGGCTGCCACAACTGTCTCGGCAAAAGATTTTAATAAAGGGCCGCTAAATGCACCTGATCAATTGATTCAGGGTAAAGTTGCCGGTGTGCAGATGATCAACAATAGTGGCCAGCCAGGCGGTGCATCAACTGTCCGTATTAGAGGAAACTCTGCTATAACCGGTACCGGACAGCCGCTGTATGTGGTAGATGGTGTTGCTTTGGACGGAAGATCGGCCAGGCCATCAACCAATGCGGGTGTTGCAGGTTTAACTGCCAGCGCAGGTACCGGAACCACCCCGGATGGCAACCCTTTAAACTTTATCAACCCGGCCGATATCGAATCGATGGAAATCCTTAAAGATGCATCGGCAACTGCCATTTATGGTTCGCGTGCGGCTTACGGTGTGGTTTTAATTACCACGAAAAGAGGAAAATCGGGAGAAACGAAAATTGATATCAGCGCATCCGCCGGCGTTGGCAGTATCGCCAGAAAGGTAGATGTTTTAAGCGGGGATGAATACCGGGCAGCATTGAAAAAATACAACCTCACCGCTGGCGATTTTGGCTCTAACGTAGATGCATTGGATGCCATTACCCGTACGGCTTACAATCAGAATTATTCTGTAGGCATTAGCGGGGGCAGCAACGGGAATACTTTCCGTGCATCACTGGGCTATCAGAACCAACAGGGAATTATCAGATCCACCGATTTTAAAAAGTACAGCGCAGGCTTTAACGGTAATTTTAAATTTTTGGAAAGTAAAAAACTGGGGCTGGATGTTAACATGATCAGCAACCAGTACCTAGAGAATATTGCCCCAATCACTACTGATGCGGGTTTTACAGGTAGTCTGATCAGTCAGGCTTTATCCTGGAACCCCACACAGTCGTTTTACAAACCGGATGGTAGCCTGTTCATAGATTATGGCTCTACAACTATCAATCCACTTGCTGCCCTGGCCGCAAACAGTGATAAGACCAAGGTATCTACCATTTTGGGCAGTGTTTCTCCGTATTACAAAATCGCCCCATGGCTGGAATACCGGATGCTGGCAAGCGTAAATTACAGTAGCGGGATAAGGAGGGCGTCGACAAGAAGTTTTCTTAACTTACAGGGCATACAGCCAGATGGTAATTTCCTTGGCGGTTTTGCAAGTTATTCAACCACCGAACTTATTACCCAGCAGTTCACAAACACCTTGAACTTTAACAAAGAAGTTGTAAACAAACTGAATCTAAATGCCATCATCGGTTATGAATATTCAAATTTCATCAATAAAGGAACAATCAATACCGCTACGGGCTTTGGCGATATCGCGGCGGATTATACAGATGCATTCCAGACTACCGCGCCTGCAAACCGTACATTTGCGGCTTTTAACAATCCCACAACCCAATTACAGTCTTATTTTGCAAGGGCGATCTTCAATTACGACAGTAAATATATATTAACAGCTACTTTCAGGGCAGATGGTTCGACCAAATTCGGAAAATCTAACCGTTATGGTTATTTCCCATCTTTTGCCGCTGCCTGGGATATCAAAAAAGAAGCATTCCTTAGTGATGCTGGCTGGTTAGACCAGCTGAAATTCAGGGTTGGTTATGGCAAGACCGGTAACCAGGATTTCCCATCAGGATCTGCACAACAACGTTATGATTTTGGCAACACCAATGGCCAGCCGACCTTAATTGCCATTAACAATGCAAACCCGAACCTAAAATGGCAATCTGACAAACAGGCAAACGTTGGGGTTGATTTTGGTTTTCTGGGAAATAAGCTTACCGGATCCATTGATTATTTTAACAAAACCACCAACGACTTGTTATTTCCCCAGATTTCGTTCGTACCTGCTGTCGGGGGGAATGTACCTACATGGGTCAACCTGCCTGGGCAGATCATCAACAAAGGGCTGGAGTTGAGCCTTAATGGAACGATTATCGACAACGACAACGTTACATGGAGTTTAGCCGGTAATGCAACTTTCATTAAAAACAAAGTCCAGAACATATCGGGAATTATCAAAACAGGTGCACTAAACGGCCAGGGTTTGAGCGGGGTAACTACTGAAGTAATCCAAAACGGCTTGCCATTGTTTGCAATGGTTACCAGACAGTATAACGGTTTAGACGCAAATGGATTCTCCCAGTATACCGATGATGGTTTTACCAATTATTATGTAGGCAACCCCAACCCTAAGGTAATTATGGGATTAAGCACAAATGTAAGGTATAAGAAACTTTCTTTTTCGGCCAACTTTAACGGCGCATTCGGTCAGAGCATTTACAATAATACGGCAAATTCGGTGTTGGCCATTTCAAATTTAGGCACGCGCAATGTTTCCGCTGCACTGGTTAACCAATCCATTACAGAATCACTTGCCAACCCTATTGCAGCATCATCAAGGTATATCGAAAAAGGAGACTATGTAAAACTGGCCAATGCAACCATCAGTTATAATATCGGCAACATCGGCAAGTCGATCAAATCCCTGAACATCTATGTTAACGGACAAAACCTCTTTGTAATTACCAACTATACGGGTTTCGATCCTGAGGTAAACGTAAACAAAAGTGTAAGTGGAGTGCCCTCTGCCGGTATAGATTATACGGCCTACCCTACTGCCAGGACTTTCAATTTTGGTGTTAATTTTTCTCTTTAA
- a CDS encoding carbohydrate kinase family protein, with amino-acid sequence MKDALINNTPAKTILVIGELLADLISENNIESLAFASNFIINQGGSPANLSANLKWLGNHTELVSCVGEDGLGDYLINEMEMAGLSPKYLQRIPKHQTSIVLVGKSTGTPDFIAYRHADMHIARIDDQLIESSALLHTTAFALSKEPAKSHILEAFAKAYRSGKYVSIDWNYSPAIWNDDNGREVFDQICGFKPLLKISMDDMERFLDRNLTVQESINALNGLNALVICLTCGKDGVWYKAKNGPWIHKPALTVPSVVNVTGAGDAFWAGFLSHFIQEKSIEKCIDHALSIARKKIESAGALYKTEHIAKI; translated from the coding sequence ATGAAAGATGCCCTCATAAACAATACGCCTGCAAAAACGATCCTGGTGATTGGGGAGCTGCTTGCAGACCTTATTTCAGAAAACAACATCGAATCGCTGGCTTTCGCTTCCAATTTTATAATCAACCAAGGTGGGAGCCCGGCCAATTTAAGTGCTAACCTAAAATGGCTCGGAAACCATACCGAGCTGGTTAGCTGCGTGGGTGAAGATGGATTGGGTGATTACCTCATCAATGAAATGGAAATGGCGGGGCTATCTCCTAAATATTTACAACGCATACCCAAACACCAGACCAGTATCGTACTGGTTGGAAAAAGCACCGGAACGCCTGATTTTATTGCTTATCGCCATGCCGACATGCATATTGCCCGGATTGATGATCAACTGATCGAATCCTCAGCATTGCTCCATACAACGGCCTTTGCACTGAGCAAGGAACCCGCTAAAAGCCATATACTGGAAGCCTTTGCAAAGGCATACCGTTCTGGTAAGTATGTCTCAATAGATTGGAACTATTCGCCCGCCATATGGAATGACGATAACGGAAGGGAAGTGTTTGATCAGATATGCGGTTTTAAACCACTGTTAAAGATCAGTATGGATGATATGGAAAGATTTTTGGATAGGAATTTAACTGTACAAGAATCAATCAACGCACTTAATGGGCTAAATGCTCTGGTAATCTGCCTTACCTGTGGAAAAGATGGCGTTTGGTATAAAGCGAAAAATGGCCCATGGATCCACAAACCGGCACTCACCGTACCATCGGTAGTAAATGTTACAGGCGCAGGAGATGCATTTTGGGCAGGTTTTTTATCTCATTTCATCCAGGAAAAATCCATTGAAAAGTGCATAGATCATGCGCTTTCAATTGCCAGAAAAAAAATAGAAAGCGCTGGAGCACTTTACAAAACCGAGCACATTGCTAAAATCTAG
- a CDS encoding glycoside hydrolase 100 family protein, with protein sequence MVDQIAYHRAINLLHQASTPFGFVAAVQEHDNYKRVWTRDGVITAVAAMLTGEKKLIETAELTIKTLFSNQHTNGFMPSNVSPADGSVSFGGTTGRADNPAWAVIGICAYTICTGEKALYEQYQNEIDKCFQVMEAWEFNGKHLMYVPQSGDWADEYIQHGYILFDQLLRVWALKLASSISGNKKWTDKSAHIIKTIRQNYWKHNDQQISYTVNLNHQMKDGPDHFWLMGFNPSRIYTYFDLQANVFALLLNLGDTKQNESVIHYFKALYQQKNLLLPSFYPAIRDTDADMNELKNNYAYSFRNHPDYFHNGGLWPVWNGCLAAALAKHGETEFAKAITLNIHAANAKDSLFNECLHGVSQKPCGVPNCTWSAAGAIIAEQAATSELFKTLFAD encoded by the coding sequence ATGGTTGATCAAATTGCATACCATAGAGCCATAAACCTTTTGCACCAGGCGTCAACACCTTTTGGCTTTGTTGCTGCCGTGCAGGAACATGATAACTACAAGCGCGTGTGGACCAGGGATGGTGTAATTACGGCCGTTGCAGCAATGCTTACGGGCGAGAAAAAATTAATTGAAACAGCAGAATTAACTATTAAAACGCTCTTCAGCAATCAGCACACCAACGGTTTTATGCCATCCAATGTCTCCCCTGCTGACGGATCGGTGAGTTTTGGTGGTACAACAGGCCGTGCGGATAACCCAGCATGGGCAGTAATCGGTATTTGTGCCTATACCATCTGTACTGGTGAAAAAGCACTTTATGAGCAATATCAAAATGAAATCGATAAATGTTTTCAGGTAATGGAGGCCTGGGAATTTAACGGTAAACATTTAATGTATGTGCCACAAAGTGGAGACTGGGCAGATGAGTATATCCAACACGGTTATATTCTCTTTGACCAGCTTTTAAGGGTATGGGCACTGAAACTGGCTTCGTCCATCAGCGGAAACAAAAAATGGACCGATAAAAGCGCACATATTATTAAAACCATCAGACAGAATTATTGGAAACATAACGATCAACAGATCAGTTACACGGTAAATTTAAATCATCAGATGAAAGATGGTCCAGACCATTTTTGGTTAATGGGTTTTAACCCATCCAGAATTTATACCTATTTCGATTTACAGGCGAACGTTTTCGCCCTGTTACTGAATTTGGGAGACACCAAGCAAAACGAATCTGTAATCCATTACTTTAAAGCGCTTTACCAGCAAAAAAACCTACTTCTACCATCATTTTATCCAGCTATTAGGGATACGGATGCAGATATGAACGAGCTTAAAAACAACTATGCCTACAGCTTTAGAAATCACCCTGATTATTTTCATAACGGGGGCCTATGGCCCGTTTGGAATGGCTGCTTGGCAGCAGCATTGGCAAAACATGGTGAAACTGAATTTGCTAAAGCAATCACATTGAATATCCATGCAGCTAATGCTAAAGACAGCTTATTTAACGAATGCTTGCATGGGGTAAGCCAAAAACCTTGTGGGGTACCCAACTGCACCTGGAGTGCTGCAGGGGCAATTATTGCCGAACAGGCAGCAACAAGTGAATTATTTAAAACTTTATTTGCCGACTAA
- a CDS encoding MFS transporter: MIVATEKKAKSISSGIKLNFGAIIAMNFGFFGIQYSFGLQQTNMTPIYSYLGANADQIPLLNLAGPMTGLLVQPIIGAMSDKTTSRFGRRRPYFLIGAIICSICLFAMPYSSSVWMAASILWILDAGNNITMEPYRAFVSDKLPPEQHALGFLTQSFFTGLGITLANLTPGILITLGILGINDRSSNHIPYTTYAAFFIGGIVSIGSIMFSCLTTKEAPLPDAEIQRIKQLPNGVASIFKDIIAAFKVMPITMRKLGIVYLFNWYGMFVYWQFITLCLAKTIYKTTDPASDGFASAQLLTGTVNGGYNVVTFLVAFPLAFFARKITSRKVHFLSLVLGGLSLMALPTVSNPGLLFIPIIGLGIAWASMMGTPYAMLAGSIPKEKTGIFMGILNMFIVLPMLLETISFKYIYRYLLQYNPGNAILFAGVLIAISGVMVLSIKKTESKL, translated from the coding sequence ATGATTGTAGCTACAGAAAAAAAGGCAAAAAGTATTTCATCAGGAATCAAACTAAATTTTGGTGCCATTATCGCCATGAATTTCGGTTTTTTTGGGATCCAGTACAGTTTTGGCCTACAGCAGACCAATATGACGCCGATCTATTCTTACCTCGGTGCCAATGCTGACCAGATTCCGCTATTAAATTTAGCCGGACCGATGACCGGTCTGCTTGTTCAACCGATAATCGGCGCCATGAGTGATAAAACCACCAGCAGGTTTGGCCGCAGAAGACCATATTTCCTTATCGGTGCAATAATCTGCAGTATCTGTCTGTTTGCCATGCCTTACAGCAGTTCGGTATGGATGGCGGCCAGTATTTTATGGATTTTAGATGCCGGCAATAACATCACTATGGAACCTTATCGCGCATTTGTGAGCGACAAACTTCCACCAGAGCAGCATGCGCTTGGTTTTTTAACTCAAAGTTTCTTTACCGGATTGGGCATAACCCTGGCCAACCTTACCCCGGGCATTTTAATAACCCTTGGCATTTTGGGCATAAACGACAGAAGTTCAAACCATATTCCCTATACTACTTATGCTGCTTTTTTTATCGGCGGCATTGTTTCAATCGGCTCGATTATGTTTAGCTGTTTAACAACTAAGGAAGCACCGCTCCCCGATGCAGAAATTCAAAGAATCAAACAACTTCCAAACGGGGTGGCCAGTATTTTCAAAGATATTATTGCTGCATTTAAAGTGATGCCCATCACCATGCGGAAACTTGGTATAGTTTATCTCTTCAATTGGTACGGCATGTTTGTTTACTGGCAATTTATTACGCTCTGCCTCGCTAAAACAATTTATAAGACCACAGATCCGGCATCAGATGGATTTGCGTCTGCCCAACTGCTCACCGGAACGGTAAATGGAGGTTATAATGTGGTTACTTTCCTGGTGGCTTTCCCATTGGCCTTTTTTGCCAGAAAAATTACTTCACGGAAAGTCCACTTTTTAAGCCTTGTCCTGGGAGGCCTCTCCTTAATGGCCTTGCCTACGGTCAGTAATCCGGGGCTATTATTTATACCGATCATAGGCCTGGGGATTGCTTGGGCAAGTATGATGGGCACACCCTATGCCATGTTGGCCGGAAGTATCCCAAAAGAAAAAACGGGCATTTTTATGGGGATACTGAACATGTTTATTGTTTTACCGATGCTACTGGAAACCATTAGTTTCAAATACATCTACCGTTACCTGCTGCAATACAACCCTGGAAATGCCATTTTATTTGCCGGGGTGCTTATTGCCATTAGCGGCGTAATGGTTTTATCGATAAAAAAAACAGAAAGTAAACTTTAA
- a CDS encoding glycoside hydrolase family 13 protein, whose amino-acid sequence MAVSITLFGQIPKAGVPNQRKESPFTAIKNRTWWKEAIVYQIYPRSFKDSNGDGIGDLNGIISKLDYIKSLGIDVVWLNPIFSSPNDDNGYDISDYRNIMKEFGTMDDFDRLLKGLHQRNIKLVLDMVLNHSSDEHDWFKQSRSSRTSPYRDYYHWWTAEKGKPTPRYSFFDVNSNAWKYDQITDSYYLHYFSEKQPDLNWENHKLRNEIYDMMKFWLDKGIDGLRMDAFQYVSKDTLWKKYPDGYEKDIIKYYGMGPNLHSYLREMNDSVTGKYNVMTVAEGAGSTLADAHSLVDEDRKELNMAYHFEVMDIGNDPKGYNLPDLKKVFTKWDSSFANKGWLAIFLANHDVPRMVSKYGNDSPAFRETSSKLLSTLIMTMRGTPFYFNGDELGMSNIRFDKIEDFRDIATLNAYKNVLAKGEDLNAFMNKEKFISRDNTRTPFQWDASENAGFTTGQPWIKVNPNYKEVNAQREERDPNSVLAYFKKVVALRKSSPALIYGSYKIYDIDHPQVYCYLRSQGNEKILVILNFSNHNVNYPIDKGINTSLSKLVLSNYKTAEIKDHKIDLLPWQSVVYKIN is encoded by the coding sequence GTGGCAGTTTCAATAACTCTTTTTGGGCAAATACCAAAAGCTGGTGTACCAAACCAAAGGAAAGAATCGCCATTTACAGCAATCAAAAACCGTACATGGTGGAAAGAGGCTATAGTTTATCAGATTTATCCAAGGAGTTTTAAGGATAGCAACGGCGATGGAATCGGTGACTTGAACGGAATTATTTCTAAGCTAGACTACATTAAGAGCTTGGGAATAGATGTGGTATGGTTAAATCCTATTTTCTCTTCTCCCAATGATGACAATGGGTACGACATCAGTGATTACCGAAACATCATGAAAGAGTTCGGCACAATGGACGATTTCGACAGACTTTTAAAGGGCTTACACCAGAGAAATATTAAACTGGTACTGGATATGGTGCTTAACCATAGCAGCGACGAGCATGATTGGTTTAAGCAGTCAAGATCTTCAAGAACCAGCCCTTATCGGGATTACTACCATTGGTGGACTGCAGAAAAAGGCAAACCAACCCCCAGATACAGTTTCTTTGATGTAAACAGCAATGCCTGGAAATATGATCAGATAACGGACTCCTATTATCTTCATTATTTTTCTGAAAAGCAGCCAGATTTAAACTGGGAGAACCACAAACTCAGAAATGAAATTTACGACATGATGAAGTTCTGGCTGGACAAGGGAATTGACGGTCTTCGTATGGATGCATTTCAATATGTTTCGAAGGATACCCTATGGAAAAAATACCCTGATGGTTATGAAAAAGACATCATCAAATACTATGGTATGGGCCCTAACCTTCACAGCTATCTTCGTGAGATGAACGATTCAGTAACTGGCAAATATAACGTAATGACCGTTGCTGAAGGCGCAGGAAGTACCCTGGCAGATGCACACTCACTTGTAGATGAAGACAGAAAAGAATTGAATATGGCCTACCATTTTGAAGTAATGGATATCGGGAACGATCCCAAAGGCTACAACTTACCTGACCTAAAGAAAGTTTTCACTAAATGGGACAGTTCTTTTGCCAATAAAGGCTGGCTTGCCATTTTTCTTGCAAACCATGATGTGCCAAGAATGGTAAGTAAATACGGAAATGACAGCCCGGCGTTTAGGGAAACTTCTTCTAAACTATTGAGCACTTTGATTATGACCATGCGCGGTACCCCTTTTTATTTTAATGGTGATGAATTGGGCATGTCGAATATCAGGTTCGATAAAATTGAAGACTTCAGGGATATTGCAACTTTAAATGCCTATAAGAATGTGCTTGCCAAAGGAGAAGACCTGAATGCATTTATGAATAAAGAAAAGTTCATTTCAAGGGATAATACACGCACTCCTTTTCAGTGGGATGCCAGTGAAAATGCAGGCTTTACCACAGGACAACCGTGGATTAAGGTGAACCCAAACTATAAAGAAGTTAATGCACAGCGCGAAGAAAGAGACCCGAACAGTGTGCTGGCGTATTTCAAAAAGGTAGTTGCACTCCGTAAATCCTCTCCTGCCCTCATTTATGGATCGTATAAGATCTATGATATCGATCATCCGCAGGTTTACTGTTATCTCCGGAGCCAAGGGAACGAAAAGATATTGGTTATTTTAAATTTCTCCAACCATAATGTGAATTATCCGATTGATAAGGGCATCAATACGAGTTTATCCAAATTGGTACTCAGCAACTATAAAACCGCCGAAATAAAGGATCACAAAATCGATCTGTTACCGTGGCAATCTGTAGTGTATAAAATCAATTAA
- a CDS encoding LacI family DNA-binding transcriptional regulator, with the protein MRLNPTLKKIAEKLNVSISTVSRALKDHPDISPETKRKVNELAKLIEYDPNPYAVNLRTHSSKEFAIVVPSLSNYFYHSFISSIEEDARIYGYSVIIYRSSNDPAIELEILKSCRHKRVSGIFIAITAQTKDMEPFLKLDVQGIPVIFFDKVPNYESCNKICVGDAHAAELAAGEILKKGKKNIMAIFGDRNMSITKTRLERFTACIYDRDPDISLEIIHASSSEETEKKVLKALSTGIKKEFVVFCMSDEILAGAMKAIQRIGVKAPEDLGVIAISDGMIPQIFYPEITYAETSGFKLGKLAFSRMMKCIAGSSFVQTIIDESILVPGGSL; encoded by the coding sequence ATGAGGCTGAACCCTACGCTTAAAAAAATTGCCGAAAAATTAAACGTGAGTATATCAACGGTTTCAAGGGCACTTAAAGATCATCCAGATATTTCCCCGGAAACAAAAAGGAAAGTGAATGAACTGGCAAAGCTGATCGAATATGATCCCAATCCATATGCAGTTAACCTCCGTACGCATAGCAGCAAGGAATTTGCTATTGTTGTGCCGAGTCTCTCCAATTATTTTTATCATTCATTTATTAGCTCAATAGAAGAAGATGCACGGATTTATGGCTATTCAGTTATTATTTACCGCTCTTCCAATGATCCGGCAATAGAACTCGAAATATTAAAAAGCTGTAGGCATAAAAGGGTATCAGGGATATTTATAGCCATAACTGCTCAGACAAAGGATATGGAACCTTTTCTCAAACTTGATGTACAGGGAATCCCTGTTATTTTTTTTGATAAAGTGCCAAATTACGAATCCTGTAATAAGATATGTGTAGGTGATGCCCATGCTGCTGAACTGGCTGCGGGTGAAATTTTAAAAAAAGGTAAAAAAAACATCATGGCAATTTTTGGCGATCGGAATATGTCGATCACCAAAACGCGTTTGGAACGGTTTACCGCCTGCATATATGATCGAGATCCCGATATTTCTTTAGAGATTATTCATGCCTCGAGTTCAGAAGAAACTGAAAAAAAAGTATTGAAAGCGCTTTCCACAGGTATAAAAAAAGAGTTTGTGGTTTTCTGCATGAGTGATGAGATACTGGCTGGAGCAATGAAGGCGATCCAAAGAATAGGGGTTAAAGCGCCCGAAGATTTAGGGGTTATTGCCATAAGTGATGGAATGATCCCGCAAATTTTTTATCCCGAAATCACTTATGCCGAAACCAGCGGATTTAAGCTTGGTAAGCTGGCTTTTAGTAGAATGATGAAATGCATTGCCGGTAGTTCATTCGTGCAAACCATAATTGATGAATCAATTTTGGTGCCAGGAGGCTCACTCTAA
- a CDS encoding RNA polymerase sigma factor gives MEKINALKTGSDVAFKAVFESSWEKVYRYLVNKTRDADQAKDLTQLVFIKLWTYRISLSDEIPLDTQIFRKTKQVLIDWLRAEMRKREYIFSNSPEATDSSWDQINHQTDITNHLYWAIDKLPPKRKEIFELRHIQGYSYKEIAEKLGISTKTIDSQLVKANIQLRKILQLSIWAAITGSGFLN, from the coding sequence ATGGAAAAAATCAATGCCCTGAAAACCGGATCTGATGTTGCTTTCAAAGCAGTATTCGAAAGCTCATGGGAAAAGGTCTATCGTTATTTAGTAAACAAAACAAGGGATGCTGACCAGGCAAAAGATCTGACACAGCTGGTTTTTATCAAGCTATGGACCTACCGGATCAGTTTGTCAGATGAAATTCCATTAGATACCCAAATATTCCGCAAAACAAAACAGGTACTGATCGATTGGCTAAGGGCAGAAATGCGAAAAAGGGAATATATTTTCTCAAATTCCCCTGAGGCTACAGATAGTAGCTGGGACCAGATCAATCATCAGACCGATATCACAAACCATCTTTATTGGGCAATAGACAAACTACCGCCAAAGAGAAAAGAAATATTTGAGCTAAGGCATATACAAGGTTATTCCTATAAGGAAATAGCAGAAAAGCTCGGTATTTCAACAAAGACCATAGACAGCCAGCTGGTTAAAGCCAATATCCAGCTGCGCAAGATTCTGCAACTCTCTATCTGGGCAGCCATCACAGGTTCTGGATTTCTAAATTAA
- a CDS encoding FecR family protein, protein MDQIELIKKFLRNECSREEEILIDRILMENPDLVDEQLNAKEWDKAEVLSGKSDQLKDEIWAGVYAATRPRKKIIQLWKPLSLAASLVLVLGLIYFRLPSGDKNHGDITNSQLALKTASNKTTGYLKFSMPDGSIITLSPGAAISYPENFGSNRKIFLKTGKAAFEIAKDKVHPFTVWAKNIATTALGTKFTVAELKSGVDVKLYEGKVVVDAFDQKSKKRSDFLKPGQRYTTSLDKKTQRLSTFSGDFDGAIDKRLGVISNLVPGLWLRV, encoded by the coding sequence ATGGACCAAATAGAGCTGATCAAAAAATTCTTAAGAAATGAATGCAGCAGAGAGGAAGAGATTCTTATTGACCGCATCCTCATGGAAAATCCCGATTTAGTTGACGAACAGCTAAACGCCAAAGAATGGGATAAAGCCGAAGTCCTTTCCGGCAAATCCGATCAGCTAAAAGATGAAATATGGGCTGGCGTTTACGCAGCTACTCGTCCAAGAAAGAAAATAATACAGTTATGGAAACCGCTAAGCCTTGCGGCAAGTCTCGTACTGGTTTTGGGCTTAATTTATTTTCGCTTACCCTCAGGCGATAAAAACCACGGCGATATTACCAATAGCCAGTTAGCGCTAAAGACAGCGAGCAATAAAACAACTGGATACCTGAAGTTTAGCATGCCTGATGGTAGCATAATCACCTTGTCCCCAGGTGCAGCTATTTCATATCCGGAAAACTTTGGTAGCAATAGAAAAATATTTTTAAAAACAGGAAAAGCAGCCTTTGAGATTGCAAAAGATAAGGTGCATCCATTCACTGTATGGGCAAAAAATATTGCCACCACAGCCCTGGGTACGAAATTTACAGTTGCCGAGTTAAAAAGCGGCGTTGATGTTAAACTCTATGAGGGGAAAGTGGTAGTAGATGCCTTTGATCAAAAGAGCAAGAAACGTTCAGACTTTTTAAAGCCCGGCCAGCGCTACACCACTAGTTTAGATAAGAAAACCCAGAGGTTATCAACCTTTAGCGGAGATTTCGATGGTGCTATAGACAAACGCCTGGGGGTGATCAGTAATCTTGTTCCCGGGCTTTGGCTAAGGGTATGA